The nucleotide sequence CACTCGATCGGATTCGGATGATTCCACTGATCATTCTCACGCTGGCCAACCAAGGTTACACACCGGAAACGGTTCTGGAGCCGGGTGTTAAAGCGATTATCCGACGGAATGACAACCTCTCGCGCGATGTCACAGACGAAGTCCATCCTTCGGTCGCCGAGCACGCGATCCTGGCGGCTCAGATCATCGGTCTGGACATCACCGGCATCGACCTGGTGACGGAAGATATTTCCCGTCCGCTGGAAGAGCAGGGGGGAGTCATCGTCGAGATCAACGCCGGCCCCGGTTTGCTGATGCATTTGAAGCCGGAAGTCGGAAAGCCCCGTGCCGTGGGCGAAGCGATCATTGACCACATGTTTCCAGACCCGAGCGATACCGGTCGGATTCCGATCGTCTCGGTCACCGGAACGAATGGGAAAACGACCGTCTCACGTCTTGTCGCCTCGATCATGAAGGCCGCAGGCCACACTGTCGGTCTGACCTGTTCTGACGGAGTTCTGGTCGATGGCCGAGTCATCGACACGGGCGACTGTGCAGGACCGCGAAGTGCTCGGAACGTACTGCTCAATCCGCTGGTCGATGCGGCGGTCTTTGAGGCCGCTCGGGGAGGAATCCTGCGGGAAGGGCTGGGCTTCGACAAGTGTGATTGCGCCATCGTCACAAACATCGGGGAAGGGGACCATCTCGGTCAGAAGTACATTGACTCACCCCGGGATATGTTCAAAGTCAAACGAACCCCGGTGGATGTCGTACTGCCGAGCGGCACTGCGGTGCTGAATGCGACCGATCCTCTGGTGGTCGAGATGAAGGAACTTTCCGCAGGGAGCGTGACCTTCTTTGCGATCGATCCCGAACATCCTGTCATCCGGGAGCATCGGTCGAACGGGAAGCGGGTGGTCTTTGTGAAAGACGCGCACGTCGTCCTCTGCGAGGGGGAAACAGAAACCCCGCTAGTCACCCTGGAGGATCTTCCCTGCACGCACGGCGGGCGCGTTCGTTTTCAGCTCGAAAACGTCCTGGCGGCCGCTGCAGCGGGATGGGCACTCGGTTTCGAGCTGTCTGCCATCCGGAACGGCTTACACTCGTTCCAGGGGAATCTTCAAGACGCTCCCGCCCGTTTCAACGTGCTGGAATCCTCTGGCAAAACGATCGTCGTCATGGACGGTCGCAACACGTCCGCCTTACGGGCGGTGATTGCCGCTCTGGAAGAGTTTCCCCATACGAAGCGCGCGGTGATCTATTCGGCTGAAGAAGATCGCCGCGACGGGGATATCGTTCATCAGGGACAGATGCTGGGTGACTCATTTGACCGCGTAACCCTGTGTGAAATTGAGAATGAAGTCCGCCCGGCCGGTGAAATCATGCAGTTACTGCGGTCCGGCGCGGAGGGAAGGGGGCGAGTCGCCCGTATTTCCGAGATCAGCGACTGGACGCAGGCCGTCGACGCGGCGTGGCGAGAACTGCTGCCGGGTGAGTTACTGCTGATCCAGTCTTGTACAATTGCCAAAACCGTAAAGAAATTACAAACGTTGCTGGGACTGGAGCCAGCCGAGATTGCGGCGTGACGACGAATGCGACAAATGCAGGAATCAGCGTTGATTCCTGCAGGGTCCGGGTGATGCCGGCCCGGTCAAACAGAGAAGCAGGGTTGGAAGATTCTTTTCCACCTCAAACGTCAATCAGCGGTTCTGAAATCATTCGTCAGATGGCACACTGATTGCGAGTAGAGCAGCCGACTCGTCGGTCTCCTGTGAAAACGGGTGACGGCGGGCACGATAGGACAGGTCGAGACGAAGACGTACCTGGCGATACGATTTCCCCGCAGATGGGGCGCTCGCAGGAGCAAACGAGGATGCAACTCTGCATCCCCGGAGCAACGGTGGCCGTGTGGTCCACCAAAATCAGGATAAGCCAGGTGAAGTGTAGGATCTGAAGGACGCACGAATTATGAATCTTGGGACAACGCGAGCTTTGCGAGGTCCGAACATCTGGTCTC is from Schlesneria sp. DSM 10557 and encodes:
- the cphA gene encoding cyanophycin synthetase, which encodes MIIRKVLALRGPNIWSRHTVLEAWVDLGALKDTSSAHIPGFNDRLMTWLPSMIEHRCSVGERGGFFQRLRWGTYLAHILEHTTLELQTLCGTPVGYGRARETTEEGVYKVAIRYQDETLGHACLETAHRLLMAAVFDLPFEMESELKRLRDLADRVCLGPSTNAIVDAARARNIPFRRLNSGSLVQFGQGKNQRRIWTAETDSTSAIAESIAQDKQLTKMMLAAAGIPVPEGREVESAEDAWEAAQSIPGPVVVKPVDGNHGRGVFMDLTEEHQVKSAYEEALKEGSGVIVERFASGSEHRLLIVGNKLIAAAAGDAIWVVGDGVSTIEALIESQVNSNPRRGEDESKPLDRIRMIPLIILTLANQGYTPETVLEPGVKAIIRRNDNLSRDVTDEVHPSVAEHAILAAQIIGLDITGIDLVTEDISRPLEEQGGVIVEINAGPGLLMHLKPEVGKPRAVGEAIIDHMFPDPSDTGRIPIVSVTGTNGKTTVSRLVASIMKAAGHTVGLTCSDGVLVDGRVIDTGDCAGPRSARNVLLNPLVDAAVFEAARGGILREGLGFDKCDCAIVTNIGEGDHLGQKYIDSPRDMFKVKRTPVDVVLPSGTAVLNATDPLVVEMKELSAGSVTFFAIDPEHPVIREHRSNGKRVVFVKDAHVVLCEGETETPLVTLEDLPCTHGGRVRFQLENVLAAAAAGWALGFELSAIRNGLHSFQGNLQDAPARFNVLESSGKTIVVMDGRNTSALRAVIAALEEFPHTKRAVIYSAEEDRRDGDIVHQGQMLGDSFDRVTLCEIENEVRPAGEIMQLLRSGAEGRGRVARISEISDWTQAVDAAWRELLPGELLLIQSCTIAKTVKKLQTLLGLEPAEIAA